The Flavobacterium sp. 1 genome contains the following window.
ACTGATTTTTTTACTGTTCCTAAGAAAGTATTGCATTTTGCACCAGAACAGGCTTTTTACAAAATGTTCCGCAAGCAGAAAAATCTAGATTACACCACAACCGATTTGTTTTCGCCTTTGGCGGATGTAAAAGCGGATATTTGTAATTTGCCTTTTGAAGACAATCAATATGACGTTATTCTGTGCAATCACGTATTGGAACACATTCCGGATGACACCAAAGCCATGCAGGAATTGTATCGCGTTTTGAAACCTGGCGGAATGGCTATCCTTCAAATTCCGCAAGACTTAAAAAGAGACGTAACTTTTGCAGACGATTCCATTACCGACCAAAAAGAACGTGCCAAAATATTTGGTCAATACGACCACGTACGTATTTATGGTCGTGATTATTTTGATAAACTAAGAAGCATTGGTTTTACAGTTGTTGAGGAAGATTACACCAATAAAATTGCTCCCGAAATGGTAGAAAAATATTGTTTAGCAAAAGGCGAAATCATTCCTGTTTGCTTTAAATAAAGTCATTGGATTCAACAAAAAATATTTTGCCACAGATTACACAGATTCACACAGATTTTTATTTACGTATTTTTAATCTGTGAAAATCATCTAAATCTGTAGCTTAAAAAATTTCAATCCTCGTCATGTATCTAAATAAATAACTGATTTTGAAAACTGAAGCCCCCTTTCTGTTTTGTTTTGATATAAGTTTTGAAAAAAAACTGAATCATTATATCCCAACGGCATATATTATCAAACAAACGAAGGAAATAAAATATTTAGATAAAAAAGCAAGCCCCGAAGTTTTACAAAGTTTCGGGATTATTTTTGAAGATTTAGACAACAACACCAAAAAAGTGTTGACTATATGCGAAAATTTAAAACCCGAAAAAGTTTTTAAAAAATTCAGCAAAAACAGTAAGTCTGCCAAAACTATTGATGATTTACTGAAAGACAGCAAACTTGAATTTGGCATTCGTCAATTTACAAAAACCAACTTAGACCAATTTTACACTTTAATCAAACAAGAAAACTTTCCGTTATCAATAAATTTAGACAGAGAGAAAGATTTCAGAAACAGCCATGTTTCTGTCAATCATCCGTCTTTGGAAACGCAACTCCATTTTGACAAACACGAAAATGGAATCACCTATATCTTAGCTTTAAAAGACAACGAAACTGTTTTTTATCCATCAGACAAAACAATCGAATTGCTTTTGGACGAACCGAGCTGGCTCATTGTAGACAAAAAACTTTTCCATTTACAACACATCAATTCTAAAAAAATCACTCCTTTTTTGACGAAAAAATCTATTGAAATTCCATCCAAATTGGTTCCTGACTATTTTGAGAAATTCATTAAAGATGTTGCAAAAAAAGCAGACATTACCGCAACAGGATTTGAGCTTGAGACCAAAAACAAAATCGTTTCCTGTGCGATTCAACCTGTGTTGGATTTTTTTAAAAACAGCTATTATGTCAATTTAATTTTCGATTATAACGGGTATTCCTTTGAATTAAATTCAACTAAAAAAACACATTCGAATATTGATTTAAGCGATTTGAACAACATCAAACTTATTCAATACAAACGCTCTGAAACCGAATTTTCATTTACTGATAAATTACAAAAATTAGGTTTGTCCAAAACTGAAAATGGTTTGTTTGGGCTTTCGCCAAAAGCAGAAAAACAAGATCCATACGCTACTATCCAATGGGTGATAGAAAACCAGGGAATTCTCGAATCTTCGGGATTTTCTGTTAAAAATTTGAAAATTGACAGTAAGAAAATTAACACTCGAAAAGTAGAAATTCAGTTTTCGAATGAAGTCAAAAGCGATTGGTTTGACATCAAAATGACAGTGGTTTGTGAGGAATTCGAATTTAATTTCAGCGAACTGATTTCGAATATAAAAAACCGAAACCGACTCTTCCTTTTACCTAATGGCAGCTACTTTTTGATTCCAATTGAATGGATGACACTTTATGCTCAAATGGCAAAATTGGCAAAAGTCCAAAACGGGAATCTTGTTTTACCCAAAAGCAATTTTGCTGTTTTGGATAATATTCCAGAACTAAAGGGGTCAACTAATTTACAAGAAGCCATAGAATACCAATCTTCGCCTTTGGTAAAAGCGACATTGAGACCCTATCAAATTGAAGGAGTCAAATGGCTTTTGGAACATTACAACAATGGTTTAGGTGCTTGCTTGGCCGACGATATGGGATTGGGGAAAACACTGCAAACCCTGACGACACTCGTTGCTGTGCAGGAACAATTGGATTTTGAAAAAGCCGAAAACGTTCAGCTGGATTTGTTTGGAAACGAAATTGTAACTCCAAAAGAATACCTAAAAGCATTGATTGTTCTGCCGTCTTCTTTGGTGTTTAATTGGTATAATGAAGCCCGAAAATTCACCCCGCATTTCCGCAGAATACAATACATTGGCAACGACCGAAAAATGCTTTCGAAAAAACTGGAAAAATACGACTTGATTTTTACGAGCTATTCTATTGTTTCGAGAGATATTTCTATTTTAGAAAAATACAATTTCAGGTATTTGATTTTGGACGAAAGTCAATACATCAAAAACAAGAACTCCAAAATTTTCAAGGCTATCAATCAAGTAAAAGCCAGTCACAAAATATCATTGAGCGGAACTCCTATAGAGAATTCACTCGATGATTTATGGTCGCAAATGCAGTTTATCAATCCGAATATTTTGGGAAGCTATGCTTTTTTTGCCGAAAATTATAAATTGCCAATCGAGAAAAAGCAGGATGAGAACAGTTTATTAGAACTGAAAAACCTCATCAATCCTTTTATTCTGCGACGTACCAAAGAACAAGTTTTAAAAGATTTACCAGAACTGTCCGAGCAGATTTTCTATTGCGAAATGGAACTTGAACAGGAAAAACTTTACGAAGAAGAAAAATCCAAAGCCCGAAACTCGCTATTAAAAACTGATGGCTCTGAAGTAGCTAAAATTAGCATTATTAATACTTTGATGCGTTTAAGACAATTGAGCAATCACCCAAAAATGATTGATTCGAAATCCGAAATGGATTCGGGGAAATATATCGCTGTTACCCGTTATCTTGAAACTTTGGTACAATCCAATCAAAAAACGATTGTTTTCAGTTCGTTTGTATCCAATTTAGAATTTTATAAAACTTGGTGTAAAGAAAACAAAATCGATTTTTGCGAACTTACGGGAGAAACTCCTTTAAAAGAAAGAGAATACCAAGTCAATCGTTTCCAGCAACAGGAAAAACCATTGTTGTTTTTCGTTTCTTTAAAAGCGGGAGGCGTTGGACTTAACATAACGAAAGCCTCTTATGTGGTTTTCCTTGACCCTTGGTGGAATCCATTTTCAGAAAAACAGGGAATTGGCCGAGCCCATCGAATCGGGCAGATGAACAAGGTAAATGTGATTCGGTTTATCACCAAAAATACCGTTGAAGAAAAAATCATCCGCCTGCAGGAAAGCAAAAAATTATTGTCTGATTCCCTTTTGGACGAAAACTACATTGGTGACGAAATCGAGGATAATTTGAATTTTATACTGGAATAGTTTGCCAAGATAAACGCATGAATTTTTTACCGCAGATTGCTTCACCTATTTGCTGTTCATTTTAAACTCATATCTTACTCTGATTAATTTCCATTAATTTGTATATTTACAATCTATGAACGATAGCCCATAATGAAATCAATAGCCGTTTTACTTCTTTCTTTCTTTTACCTAGCCTTAACAGCCCAAGTTCAGACTGAAATAGCGCCACCATATAACATCAAAACTGCTTCTTTCGTTCAGAACAGTCAAAACGTTGTTCCCATCTTTCAATTAGGGGAATCCTTTGGGTTTCAATTTGACGACTTATTTGGCAATGAAGCCGACTATTATTACGAAATCACCCATTGCGACTATAATTGGGTCCCCACAGATATTCCAAAAAGCGAATATCTTTCTGGTTTTGACAGCCAAAAAATTCAGGAATACGTCAACTCTTTCAATACATTACAGATTTTCACTCATTACCGATTATCCATTCCGAATGATTACACCAAAATAAAATTAAGCGGTAATTATGTGCTCACTATTTTAAATTCTGATAAAGAGGTCATTTTGAAAAGATATTTTGTACTGTATGAGAATATAGTATCTGTCCCTTTAAAAATAAAACGCCCGAGAACCGTCAAAAACATTTATTCGAAACACAATCTGAATTTCGAAATTAACACAGATGATTTTCTGCTGCAAAATCCGACTCAAAATTTAAAAGTAGTACTGCTTCAAAACGGCAATTTCAATACCGCCATTAAGAATATTGCACCACAATACAATATAGGCAATGTTTTTGTTTATAAATACGACCAAGAAACGCAATTTTGGGCTGGCAATGAATTTTTAAATTTTGATTCCAAAGACATCAAAAACGCTAATAATTATGTGGGTTTCGTTAATTCTGATAACGGTATTTACAATACGCATTTATTTACCAATAGTGCTAAAGCCAATTTTCCCTATTCCAATTATTCTGATCTTAACGGAAATTTTTCGATCCGAAAACTAGACGGAGAAAACAATACAATTGAAGCCGACTATTCTTGGGTTTATTTTAGCCTGTCTGCTCCTTTGGCAAATCCGAGTTCTTCTGTTTATATAGTGGGAATGTTCAATAATTACAGCACAACTCCCGAAAACAAAATGGATTTTAATACTGAAAAAGGGATTTATGAAAAAGCAATTTTAATCAAACAGGGATTTACAAACTATCAATATACAACAGTAGACAGCAAAGGATTTATCGACTTAGAAAATGCAATTGATGGAAATTTTTATCAAACTGAAAATGATTATACGGTATTGGTTTACTACAAAGGAAATACTGACCGATATGTAAAAGTCATTGGAAAAGGAACCGCCAATTCATTAAATATAACAAATTAGAAAACTTTGAAAAATTTTAAATAGAATATTCATTTTTTTCGTAGATTTGTCGCCATATAGCACTTAATTAGCTCATTAACATGGTTTCGCAAATAACAAGAGGCATTAAAATTTCGGTAATGACTAGTTTTGAAGGAACCTACTTCAAAAACTACAAGATTCACTTTGCCTTTAGTTACGAGATTACAATTGAAAACCACAGTAAAGACTCTGTTCAATTGACTTCACGCCATTGGGAAATCTACGACTCCTTAAATGATTTAGAATATGTTGACGGAGAAGGTGTTATCGGTAAAAAACCAGTTTTAAAACCTGGAGAACAGCATACTTATAGTTCAGGCTGTTTATTATCGTCTCCTTATGGAGCAATGAAAGGATATTTTAATATGATAAATTTTACTTCTACCAAATCTTTTAGGGTTATCGTACCTACTTTTAAAATGTGTGCTCCTTTTGCTATGAATTAAATTGACTTTAATTACAACATTTTTAGCATAATTTAAATCTTTCCTTTGTACTTTTGCATCAAATTATATAATTGCTTACTAATTAATTATAAAAGACATGCTAAAAGGATTTTTTAATGTACCCAAAGCGGTAAACGAACCTGTAAAAAGTTACGCTCCAAATTCTCCAGAAAAAGCTTCAGTTCTAGCTGCTTACAAAGCTATGTGGAATTCCAAAATCGATGTCCCATTGTATATTGGAAATGAAGAAATTAGAACAGGAAACACCCGAAATATGACAGCTCCACACGATCATCAGCATATCGTTGGAACGTATCATTTAGCTGAAAAAAAACACATTGAAAGTGCCATTACCAACGCATTAGAATCTAGAGAAGCCTGGGCAAATATGGCTTGGGAACAAAGAGCTGCCATATTCCTTAAAGCAGCCGAATTAATCGCTGGTCCCTACAGAGCAAAAATTAATGCCGCAACTATGATTGCGCAATCCAAAAATATTCATCAAGCCGAAATTGACGCAGCCTGTGAACTAATCGATTTTTTACGTTTCAACGTAAAATTCATGACACAGATTTATGCAGATCAGCCAAAATCGGCATCCGATATGTGGAATCGTTTAGAATACAGACCGCTTGAAGGTTTTGTCTATGCGATTACTCCTTTCAACTTTACGGCTATTGCTGCAAATTTACCTGCAAGTGCTGCTATGATGGGGAATGTTGTTATTTGGAAACCAAGTGACAGCCAAGTATTCTCTGCAAAAATTATAATTGATGTTTTCAAAGAAGCAGGAGTTCCAGACGGTGTTATCAACGTTGTTTTCGGTGATGCATTAATGATTACCGACACTGTTTTGGCGAGCCGTGATTTTGCCGGAATCCACTTTACAGGTTCAACACATGTATTCAAAGATATATGGGCAAAAATTGGAACCAATATTCACCATTACAAAACATACCCAAGAATAGTTGGAGAAACTGGGGGTAAAGATTTTATCATTGCTCATCCAAGTGCCAACCCAAAACAAGTGGCAACAGGAATCATCCGTGGCGCATTTGAATTCCAAGGACAAAAATGTTCTGCAGCTTCAAGAGCTTATGTACCGCAAAGCTTATGGCCAGCCGTAAAAGAACAATTGATTACTGATGTAAAATCAATGAAAATGGGTTCTCCAGAAGATTTTGGAAACTTTATCACAGCGGTTATTCACGAAGGATCATTTGATAAATTGGCCAGTTTTATTGACCAAGCCAAAAAAGATGCAGATGCCGAAATTATCGTAGGCGGAAATTACGATAAATCTGTTGGATATTTTATTGAGCCAACCGTTATTGTAACTACAAATCCGAAATACACTACTATGGAAACCGAATTATTCGGACCTGTTATGACGATTTTTGTTTATGAAGATACTCAATGGTCTGAAACTTTGAAATTGGTTGACACTACATCTGAATATGCTTTGACTGGAGCTGTTTTCAGCCAAGACCGTTATGCAATAGAAGAAGCTACGACAGCATTGCAAAACGCTGCCGGAAACTTCTACATCAATGACAAACCAACAGGAGCTATCGTAGGAATGCAGCCTTTTGGCGGAGCAAGAGCTTCTGGAACTAATGACAAAGCCGGTTCCGCATTGAACTTATTGCGTTGGGCTTCTCCAAGAACTATTAAAGAAACATTTGTAACTCCAACGGATTACAGATATCCGTTTTTGGGAGAATAGTTAAAAAGTTTCAGGTTTCAGGCTTGAAAACCTTTGACGATAATAAAATAGCCGAATCTTAAATTAAGATTCGGCTATTTTATTATCGTCCCAACAAACCTGAAACTCGAAAAATAAAACATTTTCACACCACAAACTTCAAAGGCAAGTGAACCACTTTTTTTGTTTCGAAAAATTCATCTTCGAAGAAATCAGAAATATTGTATTCTGTTGCTTTGGGAAAATCTTTCAGCTCTTCGGTTAAATCACCGCCTTTCAAATAGAGAATTCCATTTTTCAATTCGTGTTTATTTTGCTTCTTGATTTTGGTTTTTATCCATGAAACAAAGTCAGGCATGTTAGTCACAGCACGGCTTACGATGAAATCAAAATCACCTTTTACATTTTCGGCACGAAGCTGTTCGGCTTTGACATTTTTTAATTCTAAAGCTTCAGCTACTGCTTTTACCACCTTTATTTTTTTGGCTATAACATCAATCAGATAAAAACGGGTCTCTGGAAAAAGAATAGCAAGCGGAATACCCGGAAAGCCACCACCAGTCCCCACATCCAGCACATAAGTCCCTGGTTCAAATTTATTTACTTTGGCAATGGCCAAAGAATGCAATATATGTTTGGTATATAAAGAGTCAATATCTTTGCGTGAAATAACGTTGATTTTTTCGTTCCAATCGTGGTATAAAAAATCCAATTTTTGAAACTGTTCTATCTGATTATCAGATAAGTTAGGAAAGTACTTTAGAATCTCGTCCATCTTAAAAATTTTTAACAAAAGTACTGCTTTTAGCTTAGAAATATTTAACTCAATATTGTATGTTGAAAATTTATATTGGTTACCTTTGCAAATATTCAAAAAATTATATGAACAATACCGCACCTACATTTGCAAAGCAAGACAATTTAAAGTTTTTCAGAACCCTTAATTCTCGAGTTAACAGCTATTTCAAAGAAAATAATATAGAGAAAACAGGTAATTGGAAGATCCATTTGAAAACTGTAATTCTTTTCACTGTCTTTCTTGTTCCTTATTTTTTGATACTTACATTAGACATGCCTTTTTGGTCACACCTTCTATTAACTATCGTTATGGGAATCGGAATGGCCGGAATCGGAATGAACGTAATGCATGATGCCAACCACGGATCTTATTCAACCAAAAGCTGGGTCAATAAATTTATGGGAGGAACCATATATGTTTTGGCAGGAAATGTTCATAACTGGCAAGTACAGCACAATGTATTGCATCATACCTATACTAATATAATTGGGCATGACGAAGACTTGGAAGCAGGTAGAATTATGCGTTTCTCTAAAGAAGCTGAATGGCATAAATTTCATAGATTCCAACAATATTATGCTGTATTTTTATATGGTTTATTGACCTTCAACTGGGCAATTACTACTGATTTCAAACAAATGAAGAATTACCTAAAAAGAAAATTGTCTTATGGTGAGCCAAAAAGCCCAAAAATACTTTGGACAACATTAATTATTACAAAAGTCATTTACATGGGTATTTGGATTGTTTTGCCAATGCTTATTGGAATCACTTGGTGGAAAGTTTTGGTTGGATTTTTTGTAATGCATTACACTGCTGGATTAATCTTAAGTATAGTATTTCAATTGGCACATGTAGTTGATGAAGCGGCTAATCCACAGCCAAACGAAGCTGGCGAAATGGAAAACACTTGGGCGATACACCAATTATTTACCACAGTAAATTTTGCACCCAAAAACAAAATCGTAAACTGGTACACTGGAGGATTAAACCACCAGATTGAACACCATATTTTCCCGCACATCAGCCATATACATTACGGGAAAATTGCAAAAATCGTAAAAGAAACGGCCAAGGAATGCCAATTGCCATATTACGAGTATAAAACAATGTCTGCGGCTATTGTTGCACACTTTAAACATTTAAGAACATTGGGGCTAGAACCCGCACTATAAATAATTATCTAAAAAAAGAATAAACCAAAAAATTACAATTTAATGAGCAATCCACTTTCAGACAGAATTAACAATTTAGCTACATCACAAACATTAGCGATGGCTGCATTGGCAAGAGAATTAAAAGCACAAGGAAAAGACATTATCAGTTTAAGCTTAGGAGAACCAGATTTCAATACTCCGGATTTTATCAAGGAAGCTGCAAAAAAAGCTATTGACGAAAACTACAGCACATACTCTCCAGTTGACGGATATGGCGATTTAAAAGATGCTATCTGCAGAAAATTCAAAAGAGACAACGGATTAGATTACAAACCATCACAAATCGTAGTTTCAACAGGAGCAAAACAATCATTATACAACATTGCGCAAGTAATGTTAAACGATGGTGACGAGGTTATCTTGCCTGCACCTTACTGGGTTTCCTATTTTGAAATCGTGAAATTATCTGGAGGAGTTCCTGTAGAAGTTCCAACCTCTGTAGATACTGATTTCAAAATCACACCAGAACAATTAGAAGCCGCTATCACACCAAAAACAAAAATGATGTGGTTCTCTTCTCCTTGTAACCCAAGTGGTTCTGTTTACAACAGAGAAGAATTAACAGCTTTGGCTAAAGTTTTAGAAAAATATCCAAATATCTATGTAGTTGCTGACGAAATCTATGAGCACATCAATTTCTCAGGAACTTTTTGCAGTATCGGATCAATCCCAGGAATGTTAGAAAAAACGATTACTGTAAACGGAGTTGCCAAAGCTTTCGCTATGACAGGATACAGAATTGGTTACATTGGAGCACCAGAATTTATTGCAAAAGCATGTACTAAAATTCAAGGGCAGGTAACATCTGGAGCAAATTCTGTGGCGCAACGTGCTACTATCACTGCTGTAGATGCTGATCCAAGCGTGTTAAACCACATGGTTCAAGCTTTTCATAGCCGCAGAGATTTAGTAGTTGGATTATTGAAAGAAATTCCAGGAATCAAAATCAACGTTCCAGAAGGAGCTTTCTACGTATTCCCAGACGTTTCTTCTTTCTTCGGAAAAACATTAAAAGGAACATTAATCAAAGATGCGAATGATTTCTCTATGTATCTTTTAGGCGAAGCTTGCGTAGCAACTGTAACAGGTGACGCTTTTGGAAACCCAAATTGCATCCGTTTCTCTTATGCAACCAGCGATGAATTATTAAAAGAAGCTTTACGCCGAATCAAAGAAGCTGTAACGCTTACCGAAGTTCCTGCATAATATAAAATTTGTTTCAAATTAAAAGTTCCAGGTTTCAGGTTTCACAACTTGAAATTTGGAACTTTTTTTCATTTAAAGAAATAGTTGGGCGTGGCTCCGTTGAACAAAGGGGCTTATTTACAGCAACGTTCAGTTGTCCTTTGCTCAACGGGGTTGGGCTATACATGCTACTTCGATAGCTTATTCCTATCCCTCACGCAATCTGGCGTGTAAAAACACAATACCGTTATTCTCAAAATAACAAGCAAAAACCAAAACCAATTTCAAAAGAATTTCACACAAAAAATGTATTTTTGTTACCATCTAAAATCACATTCCTAATCATAGGAAACCCCAATATATATAAAGCTCAAAACAATGAAAATACTACTTCTAGGCTCAGGCGAATTAGGAAAAGAATTTACAATCGCTGCACAACGCATTGGACAAACCATAATTGCTGTTGACAGTTATGAAAATGCTCCTGCAATGCAGGTAGCACACGGTTTTGAAGTCATCAATATGCTTGATGGAGACGCTTTAGACAAAATCGTAGCCAAACACCAGCCTGATTTTATCGTTCCCGAAATAGAAGCCATCAGAACTGAGCGTTTCTATGATTACGAAAAACAAGGCATTACTGTGGTTCCTTCTGCGAAAGCGGCGAACTTTACCATGAATAGAAAAGCCATTCGTGATTTGGCTTCCAAAGAATTAGGTTTAAAAACTGCTGATTACCGTTATGCCACAACTACCGAAGAATTACACAAAGGAGTTGAAGCCGTTGGAATGCCTTGCGTAGTAAAACCATTAATGTCTTCGTCTGGAAAAGGACAATCAACCATAAAAACCGCTGCTGACATTGACAAAGCTTGGCAATATGCCGTAAAAGGTTCGCGTGGCGATGTTGTAGAAGTCATAGTCGAGGCTTTTGTAAAATTCAATTCTGAGATTACTTTATTGACCGTGGTTCAAAATAACAACCCCACTTTGTTTTGCGCGCCAATAGGACACAGACAAGAACGCGGTGATTACCAAGAAAGCTGGCAACCCGCAATAGTATCCGACAAAGATTTATACGAAGCACAAGACATGGCCGAAAAAGTAACCGAAGCTTTGGGAGGAGCGGGATTGTTTGGCGTGGAATTTTTCCTGTCTGATGACGGTGTTTATTTCTCTGAATTATCACCAAGACCTCACGACACCGGAATGGTTACTTTGGCAGGAACACAAAATTTCAATGAATTCGAATTGCATTTACGTGCTATTTTGAGCTTGCCTATTTTCGAAATTAATTTAGAGAAAGCGGGAGCCAGTGCTGTAATTTTGGCTTCCGAAAATTCAACAAATCCAACTTTTGCAGGAATAGAAAAAATCGCAGCTTTACCCAAAACCGATTTTAGGATTTTTGGAAAACCTACTTCAAGACCCTACCGCAGAATGGGTGTGGCTTTAGTCAATGACACTCTAGATACTCCAATTGAAGAAATAGTGGAAAAAGCAAAAGAAGCCACCAAATTAATCGAAGTACATTCTTAATTACTGCTTAAAACCCCGAAAAGCTGTCGGTGTAATTGTAGCATGCTTTTTGAATAATCTCACAAAATAGGAATAGTCATCGAAACCTAACTCTGTTGCAATTTCGCTGACTGTTCTTTTTTTATCAATCAGCATTCTTTTTGCTTCTAGAATAATCCTATCAGTAATTACCTGAGTGGTGGTCTTTTTTAAGATTTCATTACATATTCTATTCAAATGTTTTAGTGTAATATGGAGCTGGGACGCATAAAATGAAGGCGCTTTTTCTGTCCAAAAATATTTTTCTAAAAGCACATTAAAATCTCTTATTTTCACATTATAAGAATGAGTTTCCAGAACATGGTTTTCGTTATATTTTCTCACAATTTCGATATGAATACTGTCTAATAAATTCATGATTTTATCCTGCTTCATGATTTTATTCCCTTGGTATTCCTCAAGCATATTATAAAAATAAAACTCCATCGCTTTTGATTCTTTATCCTCAAAAACCATTTCGGGCGAATTACCTAGAGAATAATAAAACGGATAAGCCTCAATTGTTTTTTGCCTAAAATACAAATTGTACATTTCCTGAGAATAAAACACAACAAACCCATCAATATCATCAGATAAACTCCAATGATGCATTTGCCCGGGCTGCAGAAAAAACAGGCTGCCTGGCTGAATCCCAAAAGTATTAAAATCGATATCATGCGTTCCTGATCCATTGGTAAAAAGAACCAATACATACGAATTATGTCTGTGCGGTTCTTCAACAAAACTGTGATCTACCAAGTGATTTTTAAATGTATTAATATAGAAATCACTATTGATATCATTACAGTTGAACCGCTGAATTGAATAAATTGGATATTTGCTCATAGTTTCTCCATGTCTTTATTGTCCTATAATTAGCGAATATAGAAAACATCTGTGACACGG
Protein-coding sequences here:
- the apaG gene encoding Co2+/Mg2+ efflux protein ApaG translates to MVSQITRGIKISVMTSFEGTYFKNYKIHFAFSYEITIENHSKDSVQLTSRHWEIYDSLNDLEYVDGEGVIGKKPVLKPGEQHTYSSGCLLSSPYGAMKGYFNMINFTSTKSFRVIVPTFKMCAPFAMN
- a CDS encoding class I SAM-dependent methyltransferase, with translation MKKLFKVILNTIPRPLLIRMSYVARPFIAFSLKGDTYTDPIDGRSFKSFLPYGYETQRNNVLSPSTLSLERHRLLWLYLNEQTDFFTVPKKVLHFAPEQAFYKMFRKQKNLDYTTTDLFSPLADVKADICNLPFEDNQYDVILCNHVLEHIPDDTKAMQELYRVLKPGGMAILQIPQDLKRDVTFADDSITDQKERAKIFGQYDHVRIYGRDYFDKLRSIGFTVVEEDYTNKIAPEMVEKYCLAKGEIIPVCFK
- a CDS encoding acyl-CoA desaturase, producing MNNTAPTFAKQDNLKFFRTLNSRVNSYFKENNIEKTGNWKIHLKTVILFTVFLVPYFLILTLDMPFWSHLLLTIVMGIGMAGIGMNVMHDANHGSYSTKSWVNKFMGGTIYVLAGNVHNWQVQHNVLHHTYTNIIGHDEDLEAGRIMRFSKEAEWHKFHRFQQYYAVFLYGLLTFNWAITTDFKQMKNYLKRKLSYGEPKSPKILWTTLIITKVIYMGIWIVLPMLIGITWWKVLVGFFVMHYTAGLILSIVFQLAHVVDEAANPQPNEAGEMENTWAIHQLFTTVNFAPKNKIVNWYTGGLNHQIEHHIFPHISHIHYGKIAKIVKETAKECQLPYYEYKTMSAAIVAHFKHLRTLGLEPAL
- a CDS encoding DUF5103 domain-containing protein, with protein sequence MKSIAVLLLSFFYLALTAQVQTEIAPPYNIKTASFVQNSQNVVPIFQLGESFGFQFDDLFGNEADYYYEITHCDYNWVPTDIPKSEYLSGFDSQKIQEYVNSFNTLQIFTHYRLSIPNDYTKIKLSGNYVLTILNSDKEVILKRYFVLYENIVSVPLKIKRPRTVKNIYSKHNLNFEINTDDFLLQNPTQNLKVVLLQNGNFNTAIKNIAPQYNIGNVFVYKYDQETQFWAGNEFLNFDSKDIKNANNYVGFVNSDNGIYNTHLFTNSAKANFPYSNYSDLNGNFSIRKLDGENNTIEADYSWVYFSLSAPLANPSSSVYIVGMFNNYSTTPENKMDFNTEKGIYEKAILIKQGFTNYQYTTVDSKGFIDLENAIDGNFYQTENDYTVLVYYKGNTDRYVKVIGKGTANSLNITN
- a CDS encoding DEAD/DEAH box helicase, yielding MKTEAPFLFCFDISFEKKLNHYIPTAYIIKQTKEIKYLDKKASPEVLQSFGIIFEDLDNNTKKVLTICENLKPEKVFKKFSKNSKSAKTIDDLLKDSKLEFGIRQFTKTNLDQFYTLIKQENFPLSINLDREKDFRNSHVSVNHPSLETQLHFDKHENGITYILALKDNETVFYPSDKTIELLLDEPSWLIVDKKLFHLQHINSKKITPFLTKKSIEIPSKLVPDYFEKFIKDVAKKADITATGFELETKNKIVSCAIQPVLDFFKNSYYVNLIFDYNGYSFELNSTKKTHSNIDLSDLNNIKLIQYKRSETEFSFTDKLQKLGLSKTENGLFGLSPKAEKQDPYATIQWVIENQGILESSGFSVKNLKIDSKKINTRKVEIQFSNEVKSDWFDIKMTVVCEEFEFNFSELISNIKNRNRLFLLPNGSYFLIPIEWMTLYAQMAKLAKVQNGNLVLPKSNFAVLDNIPELKGSTNLQEAIEYQSSPLVKATLRPYQIEGVKWLLEHYNNGLGACLADDMGLGKTLQTLTTLVAVQEQLDFEKAENVQLDLFGNEIVTPKEYLKALIVLPSSLVFNWYNEARKFTPHFRRIQYIGNDRKMLSKKLEKYDLIFTSYSIVSRDISILEKYNFRYLILDESQYIKNKNSKIFKAINQVKASHKISLSGTPIENSLDDLWSQMQFINPNILGSYAFFAENYKLPIEKKQDENSLLELKNLINPFILRRTKEQVLKDLPELSEQIFYCEMELEQEKLYEEEKSKARNSLLKTDGSEVAKISIINTLMRLRQLSNHPKMIDSKSEMDSGKYIAVTRYLETLVQSNQKTIVFSSFVSNLEFYKTWCKENKIDFCELTGETPLKEREYQVNRFQQQEKPLLFFVSLKAGGVGLNITKASYVVFLDPWWNPFSEKQGIGRAHRIGQMNKVNVIRFITKNTVEEKIIRLQESKKLLSDSLLDENYIGDEIEDNLNFILE
- the rsmG gene encoding 16S rRNA (guanine(527)-N(7))-methyltransferase RsmG, which codes for MDEILKYFPNLSDNQIEQFQKLDFLYHDWNEKINVISRKDIDSLYTKHILHSLAIAKVNKFEPGTYVLDVGTGGGFPGIPLAILFPETRFYLIDVIAKKIKVVKAVAEALELKNVKAEQLRAENVKGDFDFIVSRAVTNMPDFVSWIKTKIKKQNKHELKNGILYLKGGDLTEELKDFPKATEYNISDFFEDEFFETKKVVHLPLKFVV
- the pruA gene encoding L-glutamate gamma-semialdehyde dehydrogenase yields the protein MLKGFFNVPKAVNEPVKSYAPNSPEKASVLAAYKAMWNSKIDVPLYIGNEEIRTGNTRNMTAPHDHQHIVGTYHLAEKKHIESAITNALESREAWANMAWEQRAAIFLKAAELIAGPYRAKINAATMIAQSKNIHQAEIDAACELIDFLRFNVKFMTQIYADQPKSASDMWNRLEYRPLEGFVYAITPFNFTAIAANLPASAAMMGNVVIWKPSDSQVFSAKIIIDVFKEAGVPDGVINVVFGDALMITDTVLASRDFAGIHFTGSTHVFKDIWAKIGTNIHHYKTYPRIVGETGGKDFIIAHPSANPKQVATGIIRGAFEFQGQKCSAASRAYVPQSLWPAVKEQLITDVKSMKMGSPEDFGNFITAVIHEGSFDKLASFIDQAKKDADAEIIVGGNYDKSVGYFIEPTVIVTTNPKYTTMETELFGPVMTIFVYEDTQWSETLKLVDTTSEYALTGAVFSQDRYAIEEATTALQNAAGNFYINDKPTGAIVGMQPFGGARASGTNDKAGSALNLLRWASPRTIKETFVTPTDYRYPFLGE